In Nitrospira sp., the genomic window AAGGACCAACGCGTCAGCCTGGATCTCGCACTGACTCCCATCAGATTTGGTGACCACGATGGTCCGCGTATTCTTGATCGTTCCTTGCCCACTCACATGCTCGATGCCCCACCCCTTGAACAACGTCGCAATCCCTTTCACAAGAGTTGCCACGACTTTATCTTTTCGCGACACCATCCGCGCAAGGTCATAGGCGACAGGTCCCTGAAACAGGAGTCCCAGCTCTTCCGCTTTTTTGAGTTTGTCGCCAAGCTCTACAACGGAGAGGAGGGCTTTACTTGGAATGCAACCCCAGTTGAGGCAGACTCCACCAAGCTTTTCTCGCTCGATGACCGTCACCCGAGCGCCGAGCTGTGCTGCGCGGATAGCAGCCACATATCCACCGGGGCCGGCACCAAGAATGGCAATGTGAATTGGAGAAGTCATGTGGATCAGTCACTCATTGTTGATTCAGGCATTGCAGACCGTCACCGAGATCCAATCACGCAATGATGCAGAGATCCACCAGACAGGAGACTCAATGTTTTTGACTGGCGAGAAAGGCTTCGTACTGAGCAGCCGTCATTAACTGATCAACTTCCCCTGGATCGGCAAGATCGATGATTGCGATCCAACCCTTGCCGTAGGGATCCGAATTCACCACTTCAGGATGATCTTTGAGCTCGGTGTTAATCTGGCTCACCGTTCCGCTCACCGGCGTATAGAGCGTAGACGTTGTTTTCGTCGATTCCACTTCACCGATCTGTTGGCCGACCTTGACCACTACCCCGACTTTAGGAAGATCCAGAAAGACGATATCGCCTAAGGCATCCTGCGCAAAATCACTGATGCCCACCGTCGCTCGTTTCCCATCGAGGCGAACCCACTCATGCTCTTTGTGAAAACGCAAATCAGATGGAATCATGTCGGCTCCCTATGAAGAAAGTTCAACGTGAGATCAGGCAACACGAACGGACACTCCTCCTCGGTCGCCACTTAATCTCAGCCCAGATCTTCTAACTTTTCAGGATGGTAGTTGGGGCCGACTGGTGTTGTCAAGGAACGATCTGTGCCGAGCCAAAGTAGAGAATCGTAGAACATCGAGCCTGAACCAGTTCGGATTTCGAAGAGGTCTCGCTCAGCAAAAAATGGAGGAACAGCAACAGTGCTGTTCCTCTTCAACGGTACCGGTCGGCGCTGGGATGGCGAGGAAATCCGCGTACTCCAAGACAGGAAGGTTAACGGAAAATCTCCATGCCGGGGAAGAAATATCCAATCTCGAATTGTGCAGTTTCCGGCGAGTCGGAACCATGGACGGCGTTGAATTCGATGTTCGCTCCGTGTGCTTTGCGGATGGTTCCCGCATCGGCTTTCGCTGGGTCGGTCGCCCCCATCAGCTCACGATTCTTTTTGATCGCATTGTCACCCTGCAACACAAGGACGACGGCAGGCCCGGAAGACATGAAGCTGCAAAGGCTCCCGAAAAAAGGGCGCGCGTTATGCACGGCATAAAACCCCTCAGCGACCGACTGAGACATGTGAATCAGCTTGATCGCCACCGGCTTCAGCCCGGCTTGCTCATAGCGATTGATAATATCTCCCACGGCATTCTTTTTCACAGCATCCGGCTTGATAATGGCCAACGTTCTTTCGCTCATGATATCAACGATTCCTCCAGATAGTTAATGCATGCACTGAACGGCGTAGCACATTATAGGGGGGGCTTCTTGCACC contains:
- the gcvH gene encoding glycine cleavage system protein GcvH gives rise to the protein MIPSDLRFHKEHEWVRLDGKRATVGISDFAQDALGDIVFLDLPKVGVVVKVGQQIGEVESTKTTSTLYTPVSGTVSQINTELKDHPEVVNSDPYGKGWIAIIDLADPGEVDQLMTAAQYEAFLASQKH
- a CDS encoding nucleoside-diphosphate kinase, producing MMSERTLAIIKPDAVKKNAVGDIINRYEQAGLKPVAIKLIHMSQSVAEGFYAVHNARPFFGSLCSFMSSGPAVVLVLQGDNAIKKNRELMGATDPAKADAGTIRKAHGANIEFNAVHGSDSPETAQFEIGYFFPGMEIFR